A region from the Microcebus murinus isolate Inina chromosome 27, M.murinus_Inina_mat1.0, whole genome shotgun sequence genome encodes:
- the COL5A3 gene encoding collagen alpha-3(V) chain translates to MGSRRRGLGQPRAGLCLLLAALQLLPGTQAELVDVLKVLGVRGGQAGVPEGPGFCPQRAPEGDRAFRVGKASVLSTPTWELFPDGHFPENFSVLITLRGQPADHSVLLSIYDDKGARQLGLALGPALSLLGGSFAPLPQQVNLTDGRWHRVAVSVDGGTVTLVADCDPQPPVLGQRPRFVSTAGLTVLGTQDPEEQTFEGDVQELLLSPDPGAAFHACERYLPGCDRPDPAATGAPQGEPETPPPRRKGKGKGKKKGRGRKGKGKGRKKNKGTLTPSPPPGSPENQTSPDTPKTETPAPNLPLTPTPLVITSTVTAGHNVTILEDDLGPDWGTELGTPETEAAREDEEEGDSAMGPDFRAAEQPSQTHFEIFPGAGEKGAKGEPAVIEQGQTFEGPPGAAGPRGVAGPSGPPGPPGFPGDPGPRGPAGLPGIPGMDGVRGPPGTVIMMPFQFASSSHKGPPVSFQQAQAQAVLQQAQLSMKGPPGPVGLTGRPGPVGLPGHPGAKGDVGAMGPQGPRGLQGPHGPPGQVGKMGRSGADGARGLPGDTGPKGDRGFDGLPGLPGEKGQRGDFGHVGQPGPPGEDGERGPEGPPGPTGQAGEPGPRGLIGPRGSPGPPGRPGAVGSDGPPGTKGNVGPPGEPGPPGQQGNHGSQGLPGPQGLIGTPGEKGPPGNPGIPGIPGADGPPGHPGPEGPTGEKGAQGPLGSAGPPGYPGPRGVKGTSGNRGLQGEKGEKGEDGFPGFKGDAGLKGDRGQPGPPGPRGEDGPEGLKGQEGLVGEEGPPGSAGEKGKLGVPGLPGYPGRPGPKGSIGFPGPLGPIGEKGKRGKAGQPGLEGERGPPGSRGERGQPGATGQPGPKGDVGQDGPSGVPGEKGLPGLQGPPGFPGPKGPPGHQGKDGRQGHPGQRGELGFQGQTGPPGPAGVLGPQGKTGEVGPLGERGPPGPPGPPGEQGLPGLEGREGAKGELGPPGPAGKEGPDGPRGFPGPQGPPGDTGPTGLKGDKGPPGPVGANGSPGERGPVGPAGGIGLPGQSGGQGPVGPAGEKGSPGERGPPGPTGKDGVPGPLGPLGPPGAAGPSGEEGDKGEVGPPGHKGSKGDKGDAGPPGPTGIRGPVGHPGPPGADGAQGRRGPPGLFGQKGDDGVRGFVGVIGPPGLQGLPGPPGEKGEVGDVGSMGPHGAPGPRGPHGPSGAEGPPGLRGGVGQPGAVGEKGEPGEPGDPGPPGTPGILGPKGEFGEKGDTGPSGAAGPPGKKGPPGEDGAKGNMGPTGLPGDLGPPGDPGVSGIDGSPGEKGDPGDVGVPGPPGASGEPGAPGPPGKRGPSGREGREGREGEKGAKGEPGPDGPPGRTGPVGARGPPGRVGPEGLPGIPGPVGEPGLLGAPGQMGPPGPLGPSGLPGLKGDAGPKGEKGHIGLIGLIGPPGEAGEKGDQGLPGVQGPPGPKGEPGPPGPIGSLGHPGPPGVAGPLGPKGSKGSPGSLGPRGDTGPPGPPGPPGPSAEPHGLRRRRRSLPVLEGGLEEVLASLESLSLELDQMRRPPGTAERPGLVCRELHRNHPHLPDGEYWIDPNQGCARDALRVFCNFTAGGETCLYPDKKFEMVKLASWSKEKPGGWYSTFRRGKKFSYVDADGSPVSVVQLTFLRLLSATARQRFTYSCQNSAAWLDEAAGGHGRSLRFLGTNGEEASFNQTAAATISVPHDGCRLRKGQAKTLLEFSSSRVGFLPLWDVAAADFGQTNQKFGFELGPVCFSS, encoded by the exons GCACCCCCACATGGGAGCTCTTTCCAG ACGGGCACTTTCCCGAGAACTTCTCTGTGCTGATCACTCTTCGGGGCCAACCGGCCGATCATTCTGTCCTGCTCTCCATTTACGATGACAAGGGCGCCAGGCAGCTGGGCCTGGCGCTGGGGCCGGCTCTGAGCCTCCTAGGTGGCTcctttgctcccctcccccagcaggtcAACCTCACAGATGGCAG GTGGCACCGTGTGGCAGTCAGCGTAGACGGGGGGACGGTGACCTTGGTGGCTGACTGTGACCCTCAGCCCCCTGTGTTGGGCCAGAGGCCACGATTCGTCAGCACAGCTGGACTCACTGTACTGGGGACCCAGGACCCCGAAGAGCAGACATTCGAG GGAGACGTCCAGGAGCTGCTGCTGAGCCCGGATCCCGGGGCTGCCTTCCACGCCTGCGAGCGGTACCTCCCCGGCTGCGACCGCCCGGACCCTGCGGCCACAGGG GCCCCCCAGGGTGAGCCAGAAACCCCTCCTCCTCGGCGCAAGggcaaaggaaaagggaagaaaaaaggacgAGGTCgcaagggcaagggcaagggcagGAAGAAGAACAAGGGAACTTTGACCCCAAGCCCACCTCCTGGCTCCCCGGAGAACCAG ACCTCCCCTGACACCCCAAAGACAGAGACACCAGCTCCAAATCTGCCTCTGACGCCCACGCCTCTTGTCATCACCTCCACCGTGACTGCTGGCCACAACGTCACCATCCTAGAG GACGACCTGGGCCCGGACTGGGGAACCGAGCTGGGGACCCCGGAGACTGAAGCAGCCAGGGAGGATGAAGAAGAAGGTGACTCCGCCATGGGCCCCGACTTCCGGGCAGCAGAACAGCCGTCTCAGACTCACTTCGAGATCTTTCCC GGCGCTGGAGAGAAGGGAGCGAAGGGAGAACCCGCGGTGATTGAACAG GGACAGACGTTTGAGGGACCTCCAGGAGCCGCGGGACCCCGA GGGGTGGCCGGCCCCTCAGGGCCTCCTGGCCCCCCAGGTTTCCCTGGGGACCCTGGACCGAGG GGCCCTGCCGGCCTCCCGGGCATCCCTGGCATGGACGGGGTCCGGGGCCCGCCGGGCACTGTGATCATGATGCCG TTCCAGTTTGCCAGCAGCTCCCACAAAGGGCCGCCGGTGTCCTTCCAGCAGGCTCAGGCGCAGGCCGTGCTGCAGCAGGCCCAG CTGTCCATGAAGGGCCCCCCTGGCCCGGTGGGGCTCACTGGGCGCCCGGGCCCCGTG GGCCTCCCTGGGCATCCAGGTGCAAAAGGAGACGTGGGGGCGATGGGGCCACAG GGTCCCCGAGGCTTGCAGGGACCTCATGGGCCCCCTGGCCAAGTGGGCAAGATG GGCCGCTCTGGGGCAGACGGGGCTCGGGGCCTCCCGGGGGATACAGGACCTAAG GGTGATCGGGGCTTTGACGGCCTTCCAGGGCTGCCCGGTGAGAAGGGCCAAAGG GGTGATTTTGGCCACGTGGGGCAACCTGGCCCCCCCGGAGAAGACGGTGAGAGG GGCCCAGAGGGACCTCCGGGGCCCACCGGCCAGGCTGGGGAGCCG GGCCCCCGAGGACTGATTGGCCCTAGAGGCTCTCCCGGCCCCCCAGGACGCCCG GGTGCTGTTGGAAGTGACGGTCCTCCAGGCACCAAAGGCAACGTG GGTCCTCCGGGAGAACCAGGCCCTCCGGGACAGCAGGGAAACCACGGGTCCCAG GGACTGCCGGGCCCCCAGGGACTCATTGGCACCCCTGGGGAGAAG GGTCCCCCTGGAAACCCAGGAATTCCAGGCATCCCAGGAGCCGATGGCCCTCCG GGTCACCCAGGCCCTGAGGGCCCCACGGGAGAGAAAGGTGCCCAG GGTCCGCTGGGATCGGCAGGCCCTCCGGGCTATCCTGGACCTCGGGGTGTGAAG ggcACCTCAGGCAACCGGGGCCTCCAGGGGGAGAAAGGCGAGAAG GGAGAGGATGGCTTCCCCGGCTTCAAGGGGGATGCGGGTCTCAAAGGCGATCGG GGGCAACCCGGACCCCCAGGTCCCCGGGGAGAGGACGGCCCCGAGGGGCtgaaggggcaggaggggctggttGGCGAAGAGGGGCCCCCAGGCTCAGCTGGGGAGAAG GGCAAGCTTGGAGTGCCTGGTCTCCCCGGTTACCCTGGACGTCCAGGACCTAAG GGATCTATTGGATTTCCTGGGCCCCTCGGACCaataggagagaaagggaagcGG GGGAAGGCGGGACAGCCAGGGCTGGAAGGAGAGCGGGGGCCACCA GGCTCCCGTGGAGAGAGGGGACAGCCAGGTGCCACAGGGCAGCCAGGCCCCAAG GGTGACGTGGGCCAGGACGGGCCCTCCGGGGTCCCTGGAGAaaag GGGCTCCCTGGTCTGCAAGGCCCTCCAGGATTCCCTGGGCCAAAGGGCCCCCCC GGTCACCAGGGGAAAGACGGGCGACAGGGGCACCCGGGACAGAGAGGAGAATTG GGCTTCCAGGGTCAGACAGGCCCCCCCGGGCCGGCCGGCGTTCTGGGTCCTCAG GGAAAGACAGGAGAAGTGGGGCCCCTCGGGGAAAGGGGGCCCCCAGGCCCCCCTGGGCCTCCTGGTGAACAAGGTCTCCCCGGCCTGGAAGGCAGAGAGGGGGCCAAG GGGGAACTGGGCCCGCCAGGCCCCGCCGGGAAGGAAGGTCCAGATGGGCCCAGGGGCTTCCCTGGCCCCCAGGGGCCCCCCGGGGACACA GGACCTACTGGTTTGAAGGGTGACAAGGGCCCCCCGGGGCCCGTTGGGGCCAAC GGCTCCCCGGGCGAGCGGGGCCCCGTGGGCCCAGCAGGAGGCATTGGGCTTCCTGGCCAGAGTGGCGGCCAAGGCCCCGTCGGCCCTGCAGGCGAGAAGGGGTCCCCG GGAGAACGAGGTCCCCCCGGCCCTACTGGCAAAGACGGGGTCCCAGGGCCCCTGGGTCCTCTGGGCCCCCCTGGAGCTGCCGGGCCTTCTGGCGAGGAAGGGGACAAG GGGGAGGTTGGACCCCCTGGGCACAAGGGGAGCAAAGGCGACAAGGGAGATGCG GGCCCCCCTGGACCGACAGGGATTCGGGGTCCTGTGGGACACCCAGGCCCCCCG gGGGCAGACGGGGCTCAGGGACGCCGGGGACCCCCAGGCCTCTTTGGACAGAAAGGAGACGATGGGGTCAGAGGCTTCGTGGGGGTGATTGGCCCCCCCGGCTTGCAG GGGCTGCCAGGCCCTCCCGGGGAGAAGGGCGAGGTTGGAGACGTCGGGTCCATG GGTCCCCATGGAGCTCCAGGTCCTCGGGGGCCCCATGGCCCCAGCGGAGCCGAG GGCCCTCCAGGCCTGCGGGGAGGAGTCGGTCAGCCGGGCGCCGTGGGTGAGAAG GGTGAGCCAGGGGAGCCTGGAGACCCGGGACCTCCAGGAACCCCAGGCATCCTG GGGCCCAAGGGAGAATTCGGTGAAAAGGGGGACACAGGCCCATCTGGGGCTGCCGGACCCCCGGGCAAGAAAGGTCCCCCTGGCGAGGACGGTGCCAAAGGGAACATG GGCCCCACGGGACTCCCCGGAGACCTAGGGCCACCAGGGGACCCTGGAGTCTCG ggtATAGACGGCTCCCCTGGGGAGAAAGGTGACCCTGGAGATGTTGGGGTGCCG GGTCCACCTGGCGCTTCTGGGGAACCCGGCGCCCCTGGGCCCCCCGGCAAGAGG GGTCCTTCGGGCCGCGAGGGCCGGGAAggcagagaaggggagaaaggTGCCAAG GGGGAGCCAGGTCCTGATGGGCCCCCAGGGAGGACGGGCCCAGTAGGGGCTCGAGGGCCCCCTGGACGTGTGGGGCCGGAGGGTCTTCCAGGGATCCCGGGCCCTGTG GGTGAACCAGGCCTCCTGGGAGCCCCTGGGCAGATGGGTCCCCCCGGCCCTCTG GGGCCCTCTGGCCTCCCAGGGCTGAAAGGAGATGCCGGCCCCAAGGGGGAGAAG GGCCACATCGGATTGATTGGTCTCATCGGCCCCCCTGGGGAGGCCGGCGAGAAAGGGGATCAGGGTTTGCCTGGCGTGCAGGGCCCCCCGGGCCCCAAGGGAGAACCG GGCCCTCCTGGTCCCATTGGCTCTCTGGGCCACCCTGGGCCCCCAGGTGTGGCG GGTCCCCTGGGACCGAAAGGCTCAAAGGGGTCTCCG GGGTCCCTTGGTCCCCGTGGAGACACTGGACCCCCAGGCCCCCCAGGCCCTCCG GGTCCCTCCGCAGAGCCGCACGGGCTGCGCAGGCGCCGACGCTCCCTCCCAGTCCTGGAGGGCGGCCTGGAGGAGGTGCTGGCCTCGCTGGAGTCGCTGAGCTTGGAGCTGGACCAGATGCGGCGCCCCCCGGGCACAGCCGAGCGCCCGGGCCTCGTGTGCCGCGAGCTGCACCGCAACCACCCGCACCTGCCCGACG GGGAATACTGGATTGACCCCAACCAGGGCTGTGCGCGGGACGCGCTCAGGGTTTTCTGCAACTTCACGGCGGGAGGAGAGACCTGCCTCTACCCGGACAAGAAGTTCGAGATG GTGAAACTGGCCTCCTGGTCCAAAGAAAAACCTGGCGGCTGGTACAGCACGTTCCGGAGAGGGAAGAAG TTCTCCTACGTGGATGCCGACGGCTCCCCGGTGAGCGTGGTGCAGCTGACCTTCCTGCGGCTGCTGAGCGCCACGGCCCGCCAGCGCTTCACCTACTCCTGCCAGAACTCGGCCGCCTGGCTGGACGAAGCCGCGGGCGGCCACGGCCGCTCCCTCCGCTTCCTGGGCACCAACGGGGAGGAGGCCTCCTTCAACCAGACGGCAGCGGCCACCATCAGTGTCCCTCACGATGGCTGCCGG CTCCGGAAGGGCCAGGCCAAGACGCTCTTGGAGTTCAGCTCTTCTCGCGTGGGCTTTCTGCCCCTGTGGGATGTGGCCGCCGCCGACTTCGGCCAGACGAACCAGAAGTTTGGGTTTGAGCTGGGCCCCGTCTGCTTCAGCAGCTGA